In one window of Hyla sarda isolate aHylSar1 chromosome 1, aHylSar1.hap1, whole genome shotgun sequence DNA:
- the LOC130291721 gene encoding serine/threonine-protein kinase SBK1-like: protein METGTSTAVVRCFSLNVDVDMDSNEPPSPVVTRVYGAGGNGDSMASSKQDVQLILEGLVSIASQGLQEIDLQENYQVIQELGDGGYGSVLMVKDKKTDDTMALKLLYRQKTTEFSFLMEFCTSFFLSSHPNIIGIYGTAFMTDDCFAYTQELATNGDLFSLIPSNDGLPEDMVKRCAVQISSALEFIESKGLVHMDIKPENILVFHKDCHLIKITDFGLSRVKGTITKTVSGSRIFMAPEIRQLTDQDTLVIDSSLDVWSFGVVLCCLLTGKSPWQSADPSDQEYCNFVEWQNNFGSMELLSLWRTLSPQALKMFSGLLAIDCNRRSKCTKVLMFLDECWKEEIPETTDVVVATEVKLSEDSGPENVHHSSVSTTSTCSTESYYLTSDSSHGQEHPEHCNDDIQYPSIFEEVKILVNVSEEVEIG, encoded by the exons GATTCAATGGCCTCCAGTAAACAAGACGTGCAGCTCATCCTGGAGGGACTTGTCTCCATTGCTTCCCAGGGTCTACAGGAAATAGATCTACAGGAGAACTACCAAGTCATCCAGGAGCTTGGAGATGGTGGCTATGGTTCTGTACTCATGGTAAAAGACAAGAAAACAG aTGATACAATGGCATTAAAGCTCCTGTATAGACAGAAGACAACTGAATTTTCCTTCCTCATGGAGTTCTGCACATCATTCTTCTTGTCATCCCATCCCAATATTATTGGTATATATGGTACTGCCTTCATGACGGATGACTGCTTTGCCTATACCCAGGAGCTGGCGACAAATGGAGATCTCTTCTCCCTGATTCCTTCTAAT GATGGACTCCCAGAAGACATGGTAAAGAGATGTGCGGTGCAGATCTCCAGTGCCCTGGAATTCATAGAGAGTAAGGGGCTGGTTCATATGGACATCAAACCTGAAAACATCCTGGTGTTCCATAAGGACTGCCACCTCATCAAAATTACAGACTTTGGTCTTTCACGGGTCAAGGGAACAATAACCAAAACCGTGTCGGGCAGTAGAATATTTATGGCACCGGAGATAAGGCAACTTACCGACCAGGACACTTTGGTTATAGACTCATCTCTGGATGTCTGGTCCTTTGGTGTTGTTCTTTGCTGCTTGCTGACAGGGAAATCTCCATGGCAGTCAGCAGATCCATCAGACCAAGAATATTGTAACTTTGTTGAGTGGCAGAATAATTTCGGGAGTATGGAGCTACTCTCACTATGGAGAACACTTTCACCTCAGGCACTGAAAATGTTCAGCGGTCTTTTAGCAATAGACTGTAATAGAAGGAGTAAATGTACTAAAGTATTAATGTTCTTGGATGAATGCTGGAAAGAAGAAATCCCAGAGACAACTGATGTAGTAGTTGCTACGGAAGTAAAATTATCTGAGGATTCTGGGCCAGAAAATGTCCACCACAGTAGTGTTTCCACCACATCAACCTGTAGTACAGAGTCTTACTATTTGACCTCTGACAGTTCTCATGGCCAGGAACATCCAGAACATTGCAATGACGACATCCAATATCCTTCAATATTCGAGGAGGTCAAGATTTTAGTCAATGTAAGTGAAGAGGTGGAAATTGGATGA